One Leptolyngbya ohadii IS1 genomic window carries:
- a CDS encoding ATP-binding protein translates to MPPQSCLRTFALAAIAAQLPTPIDDMPELQFLHSHLDCLQTIDLALADSVNWQEIIWQYIHHPLEIDLPLLSLVKPLQLNALELLTIALAMAVEEEVIVGRALARLQAPVGGSRPTLSLITAAFSSAVPQNTHPLHLLLTGSAVQSGLLTLSQNPAPLPERVVSLPLPLYLALNGQDSTYPGMAIGLADEAIPLPNSILGEAQRQAIGLQSTLQQGLVIRTGAIAEGKSVAEAIAQMMQCRPLFIETDDISSLAPLLLLRKLLPVFSLDLSPGERKLLPAIPFYRGAVLVLCGPDGTVETLGTTLNWSLPVPSRTEREQLWQQAIGNADAAAELARNHRHGSGRIASLGKLSRVYSHLADRPQPDLIDVITASRSIGSGGLDALAQPLRDEIPDETLVMPPTLQRELNTLLQRCLARDRLVDGLGVSAATRYYPGVRALFVGPSGTGKTLAASWLATKLGIPLFRVDLSAVTSKYIGETEKNLAQLLARAEQAEVILLFDEADSTFGKRTDVKDSNDRFANAQTNYLLQRIESFDGITILTSNSRNRLDSAFSRRLDVIIDFPLPGLDERRSLWLSHLGSDHQLAADQINQLAATADLGGGHIRNVVLAAAVLAQSENRSIAFSDVVQGLAGEYRKLGRQSPTELKVG, encoded by the coding sequence ATGCCTCCCCAAAGCTGCCTCCGTACCTTTGCCCTGGCGGCGATCGCTGCCCAGCTTCCCACCCCGATCGACGACATGCCCGAACTGCAATTCCTGCATTCCCATCTGGATTGCCTGCAAACGATCGATCTGGCACTCGCCGATTCCGTGAACTGGCAAGAGATCATTTGGCAGTACATTCACCATCCGCTGGAGATCGATCTGCCCCTGCTGTCTCTGGTAAAGCCCCTGCAACTCAACGCTCTGGAACTGCTGACGATCGCGCTTGCAATGGCAGTCGAGGAGGAGGTCATTGTAGGGCGGGCGCTGGCAAGGCTTCAGGCTCCTGTGGGTGGCTCCCGTCCAACCCTGAGTCTGATCACAGCGGCGTTTAGCAGTGCGGTTCCCCAGAATACTCACCCGCTCCATTTGCTGCTGACCGGATCTGCTGTCCAGAGCGGTTTGCTCACCCTCTCCCAAAATCCAGCCCCCCTGCCCGAACGGGTCGTGAGTTTGCCCCTCCCCCTCTATCTCGCCCTCAATGGACAGGACAGCACCTACCCCGGTATGGCGATCGGGCTGGCGGATGAGGCAATTCCGCTGCCCAACTCGATCCTTGGCGAAGCCCAACGGCAGGCGATCGGCTTACAATCCACCCTGCAACAGGGGCTGGTCATTCGCACAGGAGCAATCGCAGAAGGAAAATCCGTCGCAGAGGCGATCGCTCAGATGATGCAGTGCCGTCCCCTCTTTATCGAAACGGACGATATTTCCAGCCTTGCCCCCCTCCTGCTGCTGCGGAAACTGCTGCCCGTCTTTTCCCTCGATCTGTCGCCGGGAGAGCGGAAACTGCTGCCTGCCATCCCGTTCTACCGTGGGGCAGTGCTGGTGCTGTGTGGTCCCGATGGCACGGTGGAAACCCTGGGAACCACCCTCAACTGGTCATTGCCCGTTCCTTCCCGCACCGAAAGAGAACAGCTCTGGCAGCAGGCGATCGGCAATGCAGATGCAGCAGCAGAGCTAGCCCGCAATCATCGCCACGGCAGCGGACGAATCGCCTCTCTGGGCAAACTTTCCCGCGTTTACAGTCACCTCGCCGATCGTCCCCAGCCTGACCTGATAGATGTTATTACCGCCTCTCGATCGATTGGCAGTGGCGGACTGGATGCCCTGGCACAACCGCTGCGCGACGAAATTCCCGATGAGACGCTCGTGATGCCCCCCACCCTGCAACGGGAGCTAAACACGCTGCTCCAGAGATGTCTCGCGAGAGATCGGCTGGTAGACGGGCTGGGAGTCTCTGCTGCCACACGCTACTATCCGGGAGTGAGGGCACTGTTTGTCGGACCTTCGGGAACGGGCAAAACCCTGGCGGCGAGCTGGCTTGCCACAAAGCTGGGCATTCCCCTATTTCGCGTCGATCTATCCGCCGTTACCAGTAAATACATTGGCGAAACCGAAAAAAATCTCGCTCAACTGCTGGCACGGGCAGAGCAGGCAGAGGTGATTCTCCTGTTTGACGAAGCCGATTCCACCTTTGGTAAACGCACCGATGTTAAAGACTCCAACGATCGCTTTGCCAACGCGCAAACTAACTATCTTCTACAACGCATCGAATCCTTCGACGGCATTACTATCCTGACCAGCAACAGCCGCAACCGCCTCGACTCCGCCTTTTCCCGACGGCTGGATGTGATTATCGACTTTCCCCTGCCCGGACTGGACGAACGGCGATCGCTCTGGCTATCCCATCTGGGCAGCGACCATCAACTGGCAGCAGATCAGATCAATCAACTTGCTGCTACGGCTGATCTGGGGGGCGGACACATTCGCAATGTCGTTTTAGCTGCCGCTGTCTTAGCACAGTCTGAAAATCGATCGATCGCTTTCTCGGATGTGGTGCAAGGGCTAGCCGGGGAATATCGCAAACTGGGGCGGCAATCGCCCACTGAGTTAAAAGTTGGCTAG
- a CDS encoding eCIS core domain-containing protein: MDRTFAKKKSGEQIQKAAEVSSPSTNKPEGSLGMAAGMPLFLQRSPSLNSGSQTLQRQEEEEEREPAVEEEETLQTKRPTTEAITLQRQEEDSPDLEDEEKQTLQTQLQPAHLGILQRQTEEDELPPEAEPPEEETTVQTKLTVNPPNDVYEQEADQVAETVVQRSNTPLAVSSIPSQIQRKCAACEAEDEQGLAEDRVQRKSDDQEAIAPALLQTKLEPASSGAPLSESVRQQVEPVLDTDLSDVRVHSHPADQETARSLHARAFTHQNHIWLGPGQSADDVKLMAHESAHVVQQSSGSVQRLQRKPSDYQHAEDGGEVRSRLNSRFRSEIRENRAPSGEGASAEARRSSSAANPAEVRSRTAELRQETRPSVDRPAQEQPRVEQSAANVEAEATSPPDPLVQGEAQAEPKLNENAGEATGTAEQAAGLAQQAFAAAAAQPEPAPETPVQPPEPVSPVDAAGEPLEADPAADNAVMDIADRIQYLREQGTLMKAQAAEGHSNAEIIRGNIARVSGEVGKAEEGIAKAQEHASYRREVVGQAEQALGVSQEKQATVAAQAPGFQSKADEGKEDSGPMSSEASSLAAENSANVPDDEEAAAKSREQGGKINQVDSDAATMDGAISQTRSRADSLAQDATRAAELNTQTQGKISTGQQHLDQTDQRLSQHESQTSQARAQVEGMAGAPDQAHAQATQLDDQGQQLIASSFELEDRLRQSQLNYATGMQAIPPVEPWRGEMPEETEEGTIQAQGDGTAPATTAASSLTIPVTPPPAASGAPATSTPATPAPATSVATPTATPVDQGTETELEPGATPETEPADAAASDTAAPEGEATGTAPTATGDAASEDAAVDAAPEDSAQALAAPEELGPRQERVDLEQEAPPWLTGLDPDSIRSREDRRQELENQRREEVGWFNQQLGGRSVAQIGMGQRFGLVGQALTRRFQNIVKNIKWPGWGGLAKMLLDPRSMIAGAVGGLGMILAGGANLFSLEQWRRDPLGNLLTSSANIATGLAVILGSITALAGLVAAIMGALILITFGGAAPLALPVISVCTTIITTVGGWTIAVGKIALVLQALALIKNLIDVATAQTADDLQRETEEISGNINGGFQAVMSIVGAKGAQAGLSGVRNRTTGILSAARRAGGARALARQTLRAAPGRVVAGARALPGRIAAGARSAATSLRALPGRAIAGARALPGRLARGVADTARSIVNLPGRLVRGARSRFRRLFGRQSRRGRPDPSLARRHHETLQGTRRKAGRELTPRELDAELDMVSNTRSRSISQGQYDAEVNLPNGHTWRRDRRTGRWCRFSNQADICATPHPSGTTPTASPTSTADRLTANSVDEVRHLRNNPPTRPPNLSPEDAALWDDYMIYYNNRLNQMERQLGSGRITAEPPRTWTSYQKARTSGATAEALRGRAHQQRVTRSMDEAGDFLTESDVGLSRRRSPGREQVVYTDQLILDRVDGSVTAVSNKSRNFITRAGENLQSDLALVRQQVVEDVNELFTKYSGNLYVRRPQHPLFNQRISVREVVLVYDSRLVTPDLARLIQSVANAEARRINPGITFHISFQ; the protein is encoded by the coding sequence ATGGACAGAACGTTTGCCAAAAAGAAATCTGGAGAGCAGATTCAAAAAGCGGCTGAAGTCTCGTCCCCCTCGACCAATAAGCCAGAAGGGTCGTTGGGAATGGCAGCGGGGATGCCCCTGTTCCTGCAACGCTCTCCAAGCCTCAATTCTGGTAGCCAAACTTTGCAACGGCAGGAGGAAGAGGAAGAACGGGAACCAGCGGTAGAGGAAGAAGAGACGCTGCAAACAAAACGTCCCACAACCGAGGCAATCACCCTTCAACGCCAGGAGGAAGATTCCCCGGATCTGGAGGATGAAGAAAAGCAAACCCTACAAACCCAACTCCAACCAGCCCATTTAGGAATTCTGCAACGGCAAACTGAAGAGGATGAATTGCCACCAGAGGCAGAACCACCGGAAGAGGAGACTACCGTTCAAACAAAGCTGACCGTCAATCCGCCTAATGATGTATATGAGCAGGAGGCGGATCAGGTTGCCGAAACGGTGGTACAGCGTTCAAACACTCCGCTTGCCGTTTCCAGCATCCCCTCTCAAATTCAGCGTAAATGCGCTGCTTGTGAAGCAGAAGACGAGCAAGGTTTAGCAGAGGATAGGGTTCAGCGTAAATCGGATGACCAGGAGGCGATCGCTCCAGCCCTTTTGCAAACTAAACTCGAACCCGCTAGCTCTGGTGCTCCGCTATCTGAATCGGTACGCCAACAGGTTGAACCCGTTTTAGACACCGATCTCAGCGATGTGAGAGTTCACAGTCATCCTGCTGACCAGGAAACTGCCCGATCCCTCCATGCTCGCGCCTTTACCCACCAAAACCACATCTGGTTAGGTCCGGGGCAGAGCGCTGATGATGTGAAGCTGATGGCTCATGAATCAGCCCATGTGGTGCAGCAATCCTCCGGCTCTGTGCAGCGACTTCAGCGCAAACCCTCCGACTATCAGCATGCAGAAGATGGAGGAGAGGTGCGATCGCGCTTAAATAGCCGATTTCGCAGTGAAATCCGGGAGAACCGTGCACCCAGTGGAGAGGGAGCCAGTGCCGAGGCGCGGCGGTCGAGCAGTGCAGCCAACCCCGCAGAGGTGCGATCGCGCACAGCAGAATTACGGCAGGAAACCCGTCCTAGTGTCGATCGTCCGGCTCAAGAACAGCCGCGAGTAGAACAATCCGCCGCCAATGTTGAGGCGGAAGCAACGAGTCCGCCCGACCCCCTGGTGCAAGGGGAAGCCCAGGCAGAACCTAAACTCAACGAAAATGCTGGAGAAGCAACCGGAACGGCTGAACAGGCGGCTGGACTAGCACAACAAGCATTTGCAGCAGCAGCAGCCCAACCGGAACCAGCGCCAGAAACACCAGTGCAACCCCCTGAGCCTGTCAGCCCAGTTGATGCGGCAGGAGAACCCTTGGAGGCAGACCCTGCTGCCGATAACGCAGTGATGGATATCGCCGATCGCATTCAGTACTTGCGCGAGCAGGGCACGTTAATGAAAGCGCAGGCAGCCGAAGGGCATAGCAATGCAGAAATTATCCGAGGAAATATTGCTCGAGTTAGTGGGGAAGTAGGGAAGGCGGAGGAAGGCATTGCTAAAGCACAGGAACACGCCAGCTATCGGCGCGAAGTGGTGGGGCAAGCAGAGCAAGCATTAGGGGTATCCCAGGAAAAACAGGCAACGGTTGCAGCTCAGGCTCCTGGATTCCAGTCCAAAGCCGATGAGGGCAAGGAAGACAGCGGTCCTATGTCGAGCGAAGCCAGTTCTCTGGCGGCTGAAAACTCGGCTAACGTTCCAGACGACGAAGAGGCGGCGGCAAAATCCAGGGAACAGGGCGGCAAGATCAATCAGGTTGACTCCGATGCTGCCACAATGGACGGCGCTATTTCCCAAACCCGTTCCCGCGCTGATTCTTTGGCGCAGGATGCAACCCGTGCAGCAGAATTAAACACTCAAACCCAGGGCAAGATCAGCACAGGGCAACAACACCTGGATCAGACTGACCAGCGCCTTAGCCAGCATGAATCTCAAACAAGCCAAGCCCGTGCTCAGGTGGAGGGAATGGCAGGTGCACCGGATCAAGCCCATGCCCAAGCAACCCAGTTAGACGATCAGGGACAACAATTAATTGCGTCATCCTTTGAACTAGAAGATCGCTTACGCCAGAGTCAACTAAATTACGCTACGGGAATGCAAGCCATTCCCCCAGTTGAACCCTGGCGTGGTGAAATGCCAGAGGAAACGGAGGAAGGCACCATTCAAGCTCAGGGTGATGGTACAGCCCCTGCAACCACCGCAGCCAGTTCCCTTACTATCCCCGTTACACCTCCCCCCGCCGCCAGCGGAGCACCAGCAACGAGTACGCCTGCAACTCCGGCTCCCGCTACATCAGTAGCCACACCAACAGCAACTCCAGTAGACCAGGGTACAGAAACGGAATTAGAACCCGGTGCAACCCCAGAGACAGAACCAGCTGATGCCGCTGCCTCAGATACGGCTGCCCCAGAAGGGGAGGCAACAGGCACAGCCCCCACAGCAACTGGAGATGCTGCCAGTGAAGATGCTGCTGTAGATGCCGCACCAGAGGATAGTGCCCAGGCACTTGCCGCTCCTGAAGAACTCGGACCACGCCAGGAAAGAGTTGACCTGGAGCAAGAGGCTCCCCCCTGGTTGACGGGTCTTGATCCCGATTCCATCAGAAGTCGCGAAGACAGGCGACAGGAACTGGAGAATCAGCGGCGTGAAGAAGTTGGCTGGTTTAATCAGCAGCTTGGTGGGCGATCGGTGGCTCAAATTGGCATGGGTCAACGATTTGGTCTGGTCGGTCAGGCACTCACCCGTCGCTTCCAAAACATCGTCAAAAACATTAAGTGGCCCGGTTGGGGTGGTCTGGCAAAAATGCTCCTCGATCCGCGATCGATGATTGCCGGAGCGGTGGGTGGTCTGGGCATGATTTTGGCAGGAGGCGCTAACCTGTTTAGCCTGGAGCAGTGGCGACGTGATCCTCTCGGCAACCTGCTCACCTCTTCCGCGAATATTGCCACAGGTCTCGCCGTAATTTTAGGCAGCATTACTGCTCTAGCTGGCTTGGTGGCAGCCATTATGGGGGCACTCATTCTGATTACCTTTGGTGGAGCCGCTCCCCTTGCCCTACCCGTAATTTCCGTTTGCACCACAATTATTACCACTGTTGGGGGTTGGACGATCGCTGTCGGTAAGATCGCCCTTGTCCTCCAGGCGCTTGCTCTAATCAAGAACTTAATCGACGTCGCCACTGCCCAAACCGCTGATGATTTGCAGCGAGAAACCGAGGAAATTAGCGGCAATATCAACGGTGGCTTCCAGGCAGTCATGAGCATTGTTGGCGCAAAAGGTGCTCAGGCTGGATTGAGTGGCGTTCGCAATCGGACGACTGGCATTCTTAGCGCAGCTCGACGTGCCGGTGGAGCCAGAGCCTTGGCGCGACAGACTCTTCGTGCGGCTCCCGGTCGAGTAGTGGCAGGAGCACGGGCTTTGCCAGGTCGAATTGCAGCAGGGGCAAGAAGTGCCGCAACTAGCCTTCGTGCCTTACCTGGACGGGCGATCGCTGGAGCAAGAGCTTTGCCAGGTCGCCTAGCTAGAGGCGTAGCAGACACAGCTCGTTCTATCGTCAACCTACCGGGCAGGCTAGTACGTGGAGCACGCTCTCGATTCCGGCGGCTATTTGGACGTCAGAGCCGTCGGGGACGCCCAGATCCCAGTCTTGCTCGTCGTCATCACGAAACACTACAGGGAACTAGGCGCAAAGCAGGTAGAGAACTCACACCACGGGAGTTAGATGCAGAACTTGATATGGTCAGTAATACCCGATCTCGATCCATTAGTCAGGGTCAATATGATGCTGAGGTAAATCTGCCGAATGGTCATACTTGGCGGCGCGATCGTCGTACAGGGCGGTGGTGTCGTTTCTCTAATCAAGCAGATATCTGTGCAACCCCTCATCCATCTGGTACAACTCCAACTGCCTCTCCGACATCGACCGCTGACCGTCTAACCGCTAACTCCGTTGACGAAGTTCGGCATCTCCGCAACAATCCACCCACTCGTCCACCCAACTTAAGCCCAGAGGACGCCGCTCTATGGGATGACTACATGATCTATTACAACAACAGATTAAACCAGATGGAAAGGCAACTCGGCTCCGGTCGAATCACTGCCGAACCCCCTCGGACATGGACGTCCTATCAAAAGGCACGTACAAGCGGAGCTACGGCTGAAGCACTTCGGGGCAGGGCGCATCAGCAAAGAGTGACACGCTCAATGGATGAAGCAGGAGATTTCTTAACTGAGTCTGACGTCGGTCTCAGTCGCCGTAGAAGTCCTGGACGAGAGCAAGTGGTTTATACAGATCAACTGATTCTTGATCGCGTAGATGGATCGGTGACGGCCGTTTCTAACAAGAGCCGGAATTTTATTACTCGTGCTGGAGAAAACCTTCAAAGCGATCTAGCACTGGTACGACAACAAGTCGTTGAGGATGTAAACGAACTTTTCACAAAATACAGTGGTAATCTTTACGTCAGAAGACCTCAACATCCCCTATTCAACCAACGAATATCAGTTAGAGAGGTTGTGCTTGTCTATGATTCTCGTCTCGTTACGCCAGATCTTGCAAGATTAATTCAGTCTGTTGCTAATGCTGAAGCTCGTCGCATTAATCCTGGAATTACATTTCACATTTCCTTTCAGTAA
- a CDS encoding PAS domain S-box protein, with protein MLRFLMLEDNAIDAQLIQRMLMKTELKHEAVWVKTRADFLAALTSSSIDLILADYNLPGFNGTEALEWATQRYPEIPFIIVSGSLGEELAIEMLKQGATDYVLKQRLERLVPAVNRALQEAQEQRQRQRAERMLVEQKQLLELIATGHPLDECLTAICRSISQLSPHTRACFLLTDAQRQTFPRSITPEFPSSLGEGRKDAPINDLCIGICSEAVYRGEPITCADIANDDRWLQEWRNLCITHGIFACHSKPVMGIDGLPLGSLMLYFDEARQPIEWEYQLADFGTQIARVAFERDRSNLALRESEERFRAIVNQVTAGITLTDLTGQFTLVNQRYCDIVGYSQEELMQKRMQDITHPDDLAHNSVLFNQLVAEGRAFVVEKRYIRRDGSEVWVNNSVSIIRDASGNPQAAVAVVLDISDRRQTEKQLRESRAFLTQITDVAPIILYVYDLCETRNVWSNNNLALVLGYTPDEVQAMGENVLLQLLHPEDAERYPAHFERLRGLLPDEVAEFEYRMRHKDDSWHWLSSREMVYLQNDDGTVRQIVGAAHDITARKQADERLHLLYETTRELLATEQPLALMNTLFSKLSAQLDLHYYFNFLVEEKENQRKLHLTHHSEIPKDIIAQIGWIEFGQDICGTAAQEQRQIALNQTQIATDSNAQLAHLLGITAYACQPLMVRGRLLGTLSFASLTRTHFTPEETDLLQSVCEQIAIALERSNLTRSIQQQAERLQEANRMKDEFLAVLSHELRSPLNPILGWTRLLQSGKLDEARQREALATIERNAKLQTQLIEDLLDVSRIMQGKLTLTATPVNLTFVISAAVETVRLAAEAKQIQILLDLSTVVAPVSGDAARLQQVVWNLLSNAVKFTPHYGQVTVELWQLDQLAQVRVTDTGKGIPPNFLPYVFEYFRQADSTTTRKFGGLGLGLAIVRQIVEMHGGTVKAESLGDNQGAKFTVQLPILQQAISAAPEATRAETETVEASLSNLQILLVDDDEDTREFQAFSLEQRGARVIAAASGLEALQLLEQFVPDIIISDIGMPDMDGYTLMQQVRARPQSQGGQIPAIALTAYARDFDQQKALQSGFQAYITKPVELEALTKAIVDITLNS; from the coding sequence ATGCTGCGATTTCTGATGCTGGAAGACAACGCGATTGACGCTCAACTGATTCAGCGAATGCTGATGAAAACGGAGTTGAAGCATGAAGCCGTTTGGGTGAAAACTCGCGCTGATTTTCTGGCAGCCTTAACCTCATCATCGATCGACCTGATTCTGGCAGATTATAACCTTCCCGGATTTAACGGCACTGAAGCTCTGGAATGGGCAACTCAGCGTTATCCTGAAATTCCTTTCATCATTGTCTCTGGTAGCTTAGGCGAAGAACTGGCGATCGAGATGCTCAAACAGGGAGCCACCGATTACGTCTTGAAGCAACGACTAGAACGGCTCGTGCCTGCGGTGAACCGGGCATTGCAGGAGGCACAGGAACAGCGCCAGCGCCAGCGGGCAGAACGAATGCTAGTTGAGCAAAAGCAACTACTAGAGCTGATTGCTACAGGTCATCCGCTCGATGAATGCTTGACAGCGATATGCCGCTCAATTTCTCAGCTCAGTCCCCACACCCGCGCTTGCTTCCTACTGACGGATGCTCAGCGGCAAACCTTTCCCCGCTCCATCACCCCGGAGTTTCCGTCTTCTTTGGGTGAAGGGCGTAAGGATGCACCCATCAATGATTTGTGTATTGGCATTTGCAGTGAAGCGGTGTATCGGGGCGAACCGATCACTTGTGCCGATATTGCCAACGACGATCGCTGGTTGCAGGAATGGCGAAATCTCTGCATCACTCATGGTATTTTCGCGTGCCATTCTAAACCAGTAATGGGCATTGATGGGCTGCCGCTTGGATCGCTGATGCTATATTTCGACGAGGCAAGACAACCGATTGAATGGGAATATCAGCTTGCCGACTTTGGCACTCAGATTGCCAGGGTTGCGTTTGAACGCGATCGCTCCAACCTTGCTCTGCGTGAATCCGAAGAGCGCTTTCGGGCGATTGTCAATCAAGTCACCGCAGGCATTACCCTAACCGATCTAACAGGTCAGTTCACACTGGTCAACCAGCGATATTGCGACATTGTAGGCTACTCTCAAGAAGAGCTAATGCAGAAGCGGATGCAGGATATCACCCATCCCGATGATCTAGCCCATAACAGTGTGCTTTTTAATCAGCTGGTTGCAGAAGGTCGTGCGTTTGTGGTGGAAAAGCGATATATTCGCCGAGACGGCTCCGAGGTTTGGGTTAACAATAGCGTGTCTATCATCCGAGATGCGTCTGGCAATCCTCAAGCCGCTGTAGCAGTGGTGTTAGATATCAGCGATCGTCGGCAAACAGAAAAGCAGCTCCGCGAGAGCCGTGCGTTCCTAACTCAGATTACCGATGTTGCGCCCATAATCCTTTATGTTTATGACCTGTGCGAGACCCGTAACGTCTGGAGTAACAATAACCTTGCTCTCGTGCTGGGCTATACCCCTGATGAAGTGCAGGCAATGGGTGAGAATGTCCTCTTGCAGCTTTTGCACCCGGAAGATGCAGAACGTTATCCAGCTCACTTTGAGCGGCTGCGTGGCTTGCTGCCGGACGAGGTTGCTGAGTTTGAGTACCGGATGCGGCACAAGGATGATTCGTGGCACTGGCTTTCCAGCCGAGAAATGGTGTATTTGCAGAATGACGACGGTACAGTGAGACAAATCGTTGGCGCGGCTCATGATATTACCGCTCGCAAGCAAGCCGATGAACGGCTGCATTTGTTATACGAAACCACTCGCGAATTGCTGGCTACAGAGCAACCCCTGGCACTGATGAATACCTTGTTCAGCAAGCTCTCTGCTCAGCTAGACCTGCATTATTACTTCAACTTCCTGGTCGAGGAGAAGGAGAACCAGCGCAAGCTGCATCTGACTCACCATAGCGAAATACCGAAGGATATAATCGCCCAGATCGGATGGATAGAGTTTGGTCAGGATATCTGTGGTACAGCAGCTCAGGAGCAGCGACAAATCGCGCTGAACCAAACGCAAATTGCCACGGATTCAAATGCTCAACTCGCCCACTTATTGGGAATTACCGCCTACGCATGTCAACCTTTAATGGTACGAGGACGGTTACTGGGAACGCTTTCGTTTGCCAGCCTCACTCGCACTCATTTCACCCCAGAAGAAACTGACCTACTGCAATCGGTCTGTGAGCAAATAGCGATCGCTCTCGAAAGATCAAACTTAACGCGATCCATCCAGCAACAAGCTGAGCGATTGCAGGAAGCCAATCGGATGAAAGACGAATTCCTGGCTGTGCTATCCCATGAGCTGCGATCGCCCCTCAACCCGATTCTTGGCTGGACACGCTTATTGCAAAGCGGCAAACTCGACGAAGCTCGTCAACGGGAAGCACTGGCAACGATCGAGCGCAATGCCAAACTACAAACTCAACTGATTGAAGATCTGTTAGACGTTTCCCGCATCATGCAAGGTAAGCTGACCTTAACCGCAACGCCCGTTAATTTAACTTTTGTCATTTCTGCCGCTGTGGAAACAGTCCGTTTGGCAGCAGAAGCTAAGCAAATTCAAATTCTGCTTGACCTTAGTACAGTGGTTGCACCGGTTTCTGGAGATGCCGCCCGCTTACAGCAAGTTGTGTGGAATCTTCTGTCCAATGCCGTCAAATTTACTCCCCACTACGGGCAAGTCACGGTTGAATTGTGGCAACTCGACCAACTGGCTCAAGTACGGGTCACTGATACCGGAAAGGGTATCCCTCCTAATTTTTTACCCTATGTGTTTGAGTATTTTCGGCAGGCAGACTCAACCACAACTCGGAAATTTGGCGGGTTGGGACTCGGCTTGGCGATCGTCCGACAAATTGTGGAAATGCATGGAGGAACGGTTAAGGCAGAGAGCTTAGGGGACAATCAGGGGGCAAAGTTTACGGTACAGTTACCCATTCTTCAACAAGCAATTTCAGCTGCCCCTGAAGCAACTCGTGCTGAAACAGAAACGGTAGAAGCTTCCTTAAGCAACTTACAAATCTTACTGGTGGATGACGATGAGGATACCCGCGAGTTTCAAGCATTCTCACTGGAGCAACGCGGAGCCAGAGTAATAGCTGCTGCATCTGGACTAGAAGCATTGCAGCTGCTGGAGCAGTTTGTTCCGGATATCATAATTAGCGATATTGGTATGCCCGATATGGATGGTTATACACTAATGCAGCAGGTTCGTGCTCGACCTCAGAGTCAAGGAGGACAGATTCCAGCGATCGCTCTCACGGCTTATGCTAGAGATTTTGACCAACAAAAAGCGCTTCAGTCAGGGTTTCAAGCTTACATTACAAAACCTGTAGAACTAGAAGCATTGACAAAGGCAATTGTAGACATAACCCTTAATTCCTGA